A stretch of DNA from Streptomyces xanthii:
GGTCTGCGCGGCGTGGAACAGGCCGTCGGCCCCCACGCCCTCCATCGCGATCACCGGTCGGCCCTGGACGCGCCCGGCCGCGAGCCGGTAGCCGCCCGAGGGCAGGTCGCCGCGGGCCGTGGCGCCGAGCGCGCGCAGCGTCGCCTCCAGCGAACCCGTGCGCGGGTCGCGGGCGGCGGGCACCCGTGTGCGGTCGCGCGGCTCGGCCGCGCCCGTGTGCACGACGAGCCCGGCGCCGTCCGGCACGTCGGAGGCCGAGGGCACCTGCCGCACGTCCCGCGCGCCGGCGCCGCGCAGCGTCTTCACGAGGAGGTCGACCGCGTACGGGTCCGAGCCCGGCGGCACCACGAGCGTCACGCCGTCCGGGACCGTGACGGGGTCGCCCGCGCCGTCCGCCTCCCGGATGGACTGCGGACGCGGCCAGACGGCCGGCAGGCCCGCGTTCGACTCGGCCTCCGGCTTGCCCGCGGAAGTGTGCGGGGACGGGGGAGCGGCCACCGCCGTGCCCGTCGCGCCGAGCGTCCCCGCGATGACGGCGACCGCGACGGCGGCCGCCCTCCTCCTGCGCCGGAGCTGCACGGCTTACTCCCTCGTGGGTCGGCGGACGCCGGTCGGTGGACGACCGGTGGTGACGGTCGGTGGGACAGGAGCGTCCCAGGGTGACTACCGAGCCCACCACTGTCCGGGCCGGAGTGTCAACGCCCGTGGCCGTTGTGCCGCAATTGCCCTGTCGGGCGGGGTGGGGCGGCCGCAGGACTTCCGGTTTCGCCGGGCCTGTGGCCGCGATCCTTTCGTCGTGGACAATGTGACCAGTGACACGTCGGGCCCCCGGAAAGGTCTGCGATCGCGAACGCTGGGTAGGGCTCGGAACTCACGGAGGTCCAGGACGGACCCACGACGATGACGATGAAGGAGGCCCCCGTGGCCGCATCGGCACACCTTCTGCTCTCGGCCCTGTCCAAACAGGCGCACCCCTCGATGCCCGACACGATGCCCGGCGCCGACACCACCACCTGCTCCTCCGAGGCGCCGCTCACGAGCGAGCCGCCCTTCGCGGACTACGCGCCGCTGACCTCCGAGCCGCCGCTGGCCGACCTGGCCCCGCTCACCTCCGAGCCGACCCCCAGCGGCCTGGCCGCGGGGTGAACCTGACCCGCCTCGCCGACCGTCACGGCGTGGCCACCTCCTACGCCCCCGCCCCGGGCCGCACGATCCGCACGCCCGACGCGACGGTGGCGGCGGCGCTGGCCGCCCTGGACGTGGACGCCTCGGCCCCGCCCCCGTCCGCCCCGGAGCCCCTGCTCCCGCCGACGGTCGTGTGGTGGCTGGACGGCACGCCCCCGCCCTGGCGGCAGCGGCTCCCCGAAGGGTCGAGCTGGTCCCTGACGCTGGAGGCGGGCGAGGCGGGCGAGGCGGGCGAGGCGGGCGAGGCGGGCGAGGCGGGCGAGGCGGGCGAGGCGGGCGAGGCGGGCGAGGCGGGAGGGACGGGAGATGCGGCGGGCACGGGAGATGCGGGACGCGCGGCGGGCACGGGAGGCGCGGGAGGCGCCGGAGGTGCCGGTGAGCCGCCGCCCGGGGTGCACACGCTGCACGTCCGCGCCCCTGACGGACGCACCGCCGACGTCCACCTGATCGCCGCCCCGCCCCGCGCCCCGCGGCCGCCCGGGCGCACCCACGGGCTGCTCGTGCAGCTCTACTCCCTGCTCTCCGCCCGCTCCTGGGGCATGGGGGACCTCGGCGACCTGGCCGATCTCGCGGCCTGGGCGGGGCGCACCCACGGCGTCGGGTTCCTCCAGGTCAACCCCCTGCACGCGGGCGGCCCCGGCGACCCCTCCCCGTACAGCCCCACCTCCCGCCGCTTCCCCGACCCCGTGCACCTGCGCGTCGAGGAGATCCCCGAGTACGTCTACGCGGGGGAGCGCGCCGGCGACCGGAAGGAGGCCGCGCGGCTGCGGCACGCCGTGGTCGCCGACGGGGAGCCCATCGACCGGGACGCCGTCTGGGCGCTGAAGAAGCGGGTCCTCGAAGAGATTCACGGCGTGCCGCTGTCGCCGGGCCGCCGCGCCGCCTACTGCGACTACCTCGCCGAGCACGGCACCGCCCTGGAGGACCACGCCACCTACCTCGCCCTCGCGGAGCGCCACGGCCCCGACCGCCGCACCTGGCCCGCCCCGCTCCAGGACCCCCGCTCGCCCGAGACGGCCGAGGCCCGCCGCGCCCTGCTCGACCGCGTCGACTTCCACAGCCGCCTCGCCTGGCTCACCGACACCCAGCTCGCCGCCGCGCAGCGCGCCGCCCGCGAGGCCGGCATGCGCGTCGGGCTCGTGCACGACCTGGCCGTCGGCGTGCACCCGGGCGGCTCCGACGCCTGGGCCCAGGCGGACGTCTTCGCGCGCGGCATGAGCGTCGGCGCGCCCCCCGACGCCTTCAACGCGGCCGGTCAGGACTGGGGCCTGCCCCCTTGGCGCCCCGACCGCCTCGCCGCCACCGGCTACGCCCCCTTCCGCGCCCTGCTGCGCGCCCTGATGCGGCACGCGGGCGCCCTGCGCATCGACCACGTCATGGGCCTGTTCCGGCTCTGGTGGATCCCCGAGGGCCGGCCCCCGACCGAGGGCACGTACGTGCGCTACGACGCCGAGGCCATGCTCGCCGTACTGGTCCTGGAAGCGACGCGCTCGGGCACGTACGTCATCGGCGAGGACCTCGGCACCGTGGAGCCGGGCGTGCGCGAGACGCTGCGCGAGCGCGGGGTGCTCGGCACCAACGTCCTCTGGTTCGAGCGGGACTGGGAGGGGGACGGGCGGCCCGTGCCCGCGGAGGACTGGCGCGCCGACTGCATGGCCACCGCCACCACCCATGACCTGCCGTCCACCGCGGCCCGCCTGTCCGGCGACGACGTGCGGCTGCGCGAGCGGCTCGGCCTGACCGGCGAGAGCCCCGCGCGCGCCGCGGCCGAGACGGCCGAGTGGCTCGCCCTGCTCGCCCGGCTCGGACTGCTGCCCGGCGGCGCGGAGCCGGGCGAGGAGGAGGCCGTGCGGGCCGTGCACCGCTTCCTGGCCCGCACCCCGGCCCGGCTCGTCGGCATCTGGCTCCCCGACCTGGTCGGCGACCGGCGCCCGCAGAACGTCCCCGGGACCTGGGACCAGTACCCGAACTGGCGCCTCCCGGTGGCCGGCCCGGACGGCACCCCGGTCACCCTGGAGGCCCTGACCACCTCCCCGCGCGCCCACGCCCTCCTCGCCGAATTCCACGGGCACGGCCACTTATAGGCCCCCCGGACGCGCGACCCGTTCGCGCGTTCGCTACGTTGGCACCGTGGACAAGAAGAACGCCCTGCGCGCCGGCGCCCTGGCCTCCGGTACGACGCTGATGATGCTGCTCATGTCGTCCCCCGTGTTCGCGCTCCAGCGTGACGACGGCGACGACCCGGGTCAGGGACTGAGCGTGATCGAGACGCTCGGCCTCTACGTGGCCGCCCCGATCGTCCTGTTCCTGGTCATCGCCGGTCTGGTCATGATCGGCGACAAGTCCCGCAAGCAGCCGAAGCAGGGCTGACCCCACAGAGTTTCCCCGCCGAGGGCGCCCGCCGCGAGACCGTCGCGGCGGGCGCCCTCGGCGCGTTCTCCCGTTCTCAGGGCCGCTCCGCCGTGAGGTAGCGCTGCACCGTCGGGCCGAGCCAGTCCACGATCTGCTCGGGCTCCAGCGCCACGCTCCCCGGGAACTTCAGCACGTACCGGGTCAGCGCGAGCCCGAGCACCTGGGACGCGCACAGCGCGGCCCGCACCGGCGCCTGCGCAGGATCCGGGCAGGTGCCCAGGACCACCGGCACCAGCTGCTCCCGCAGCACTCCCTGCATCCGCTCGGCGGCCGCCGCGTCCGTGGCGCCGGCCCGCAGCAGCGCGGTGAGCACCTCGTTCTCCTCCCACAGCGACAGGAAGTGGCGCATGAGGGTCCGGCCGAGCTCCTCGCGCGGGATCGTCGCAGGGTCCGGCAGGCTCAGCTCGATCGTGACCGCCGCCGCGAACAGCCCCTCCTTGTTGCCGAAGTAGCGCATCACCATCGACGGGTCGATCCGCGCGTCCCGCGCGATGGCGCGGATCGTCGCCTTCTCGTACCCGTCCGCCGCGAACCGCTCCCGCGCCGCCGCCAGGATCGCGGCGCGCGTGGCGTCCGACCGGCGGGCCGCCGGTTCCCTGGCCGCCGGCTCGGACTCCCTGCTCACCTGCTGGTTCCCGCTCATGCCAACAAACGTAGGCCAACACCCGTTGACACGTCCAGTGCCCGGCTCTACGTTTGCCTACAAGCGTTGACCCACAAACGTTGGCCAACAACCGTTGGCCCGCCATCTGAAGTCCGCAGGAGGCCACCATGAACGGCACCGCGCACGACAGCTCCCGCTCCGTCATCGTCGTCGGCTCCGGCCCCACCGGGCTGCTGCTCGCCGGCGACCTCGCCGCCGCCGGCGTCCCCGTCACCCTCGTGGAGAAGCGGCCGCACAAGATCAGCAACCTCTCCCGCGCCTTCGTCGTCCACGCCCGCACCCTGGAGCAGCTCGACGCCCGCGGCGTCGCCGACGACATCGAGGCCAAGGGCCGCCCGCTCGACCGGCTGCGCCTGTTCGGCAACCTCTCCATCGAGCTGACCGGCCTGCCCACCCGCTTCGACCACCTCCTCGTCATCCCGCAGTACGAGGTCGAGCAGGTCCTGGAGCGCCGCGCCGTCGACGCCGGCGTCACCTTCTCCCACGAGACCGAGGTGACGGGCCTGACCCAGGACGCCGACGGGGTCACCCTGCGGGTCCGCCGGGCCGACGGGAGCACCGACCTGCTGCGCGCCGCCTACGTCGTCGGCACCGACGGCATGCGCAGCTCCGTGCGCGAGGCCGTCGGCCTGCCCTTCCCCGGCAAGTCCGTCATCCGCTCCGTCGTCCTCGCCGACGTACGGCTCGCCGAGGAGCCGGAGAACCTGCTGACCGTCAGCGCCGTCGGAGACGCCTTCGCCTTCATCGCGCCCTTCGGCGACGGCTACTACCGCGTCATCGGGTGGAACCGCTCGCGCGACGTGGCCGACTCCGAGCCGCTCGACCTCGACGAGATCAAGGAGATCGCCCGGCTCGCCCTCGGCCGCGACTACGGCATGCACGACGCCCGCTGGATGTCCCGCTTCCACAGCGACGAACGCCAGGCGCCCGCCTACCGCGTCGGCCGCGTCCTGCTCGCCGGCGACGCCGCGCACGTGCACACCCCGGCCGGCGGCCAGGGCATGAACACCGGCCTCCAGGACGCCGCGAACCTCGGCTGGAAGCTCGCCGCCGTCGTCACGGGCCGCGCCGGCGACGCCCTCCTCGACACCTACCAGACCGAGCGGCACGCCGTCGGCAAGGCCGTGCTGCGCAGCAGCGGCGGCATCGTGCGCCTGGCGATGGCCAAGTACCCCTGGACGCTCGCCGCCCGCGCCGCTCTCACCGGCTTCCTCGGCCGGGTCCGCCCCGCCCGGAACAAGGTCATCGGCAACGTCACGGGCCTCGGCTTCCGCTACGCCGCCCCCAAGGGCGCCCACCGCCTCACCGGCACCCGCGTCCCCGACGTCCTCCTCGGCGACGGCGTCCGCCTCTACGAAGCCTTGCGCGCGGGCGAGTTCGTGCTGATCCTGCCCCGAGGGACCGCGTACGAGGACGCCCGCGTCAAGGTCGCGCACTGGGCGAGCGAGCGGCGCACGGCGCTCCTGGTGCGGCCCGACGGATACGTCGCGTGGGCCGGCGAGCTCGCGGAGAACAGGGGAGTTAACTCCACCGATTTCCCCGCGGAGTTCGCCACATACTCGTTGCGGTGACGGCAGCGCGCCGTCCGGACGAGCAAGGGGAGCTGGGGGACATGAAGCGGATCAGGGCGCTGCGGCGCGCACACCACCTGTGGTGGCTTTCCGTACTGGCCATGCACTGGACGACGATGGTGGGGCTCGCCGTGTGGACCCCGGTGCCCGGTCTGCTGCCGTGGGCGGCCCGCGGCATGCGCCGCCTGGTCGACCGGGAACGGGCGCTCGCCGAGCGCTGGTCCGGGGTCACGGTCGGCGCCGCGCCCGCTCCGAGGACGGGGGAGCGCGAGCGGCACGGCGTCGTGGCCCGCTACCGCTGGCTCATCGAGGACCCGCAGCGGCTGCGCGAATGGCGCTGGGTGGCGCTGTACTCCTTCGTCGCCGGGCTCGTCGTCGCCGTCCCCGTCGGACTCGTCGGCTACGGCCTGTGGGGTGTCTTCCTCGCCTGCTTCGGCTGGTACCTGTCGACGGACGCCGGCTGGGACGGCCTCTGGTACACCGCGATCCATGTCACGGACGTCCCGACCGGCCTCATGGCGGGACTGCTCGGCCTGGTCCTCGCCCAGGCGGGAGTGTGGCTCGCCCCGTCCATGGTCGACCGGCACGCCCGCTTCGTGCGCACCGCGCTCGCCCCCAGCGAGCAGGAGGTGATGGCCGCGCGGATCGCCCACCTCGCCGCGACCCGCTCCGACGCCGTCGACACCTCCGCCGCCGAACTGCGCCGCATCGAGCGCGACCTGCACGACGGGGCGCAGGCCCGGCTCGTCGCGATGGGCATGACGCTGGACGCGGCCGAACACCGCCTGGACAAGGACCCCGAGGCGGTCCGCGCCCTCCTCGCCGAGGCCCGCGCCTCCTCCTCGGCCGCCCTCCAGGAACTGCGTGACCTCGTCCGCGGCATCCACCCGCCGGTCCTCGCCGACCGCGGACTCGCCGACGCCGTACGGTCCCTGGCCCTGCTCAGCCCGCTCGACGCCGAGGTCACGGTCGACCTGCCGGCCCGCCCCGAGCCGCCCGTCGAGTCCGCCGTCTACTTCGCGATCGCCGAGACGGTCACCAACGCGGCCAAGCACGCGGAGGCCGAGCGGCTCTGGATCGACCTCGCACACGACCCCGAGCGCGGCGCCCTGCGCGTCAGCGTCACCGACGACGGGCACGGCGGCGCCGACCCGGCCCGCGGCAGCGGCCTCGCCGGCATCGAGCGCCGGCTCGCCACCTTCGACGGCGTCCTCGCCGTGCACAGTCCGGCCGGCGGCCCGACGCAGATCTCGATGGAGGTGCCGTGCGTGTTGTCGTCGCCGAAGACCACTTCCTGCTGAGGGACGGCCTCGTCCGCCTCCTCGGCGCCTTCGGCCACGAGGTCGTCGCCGCCGTCGACAACGGGGCCGCGCTCCTGGAGTCCCTGCTCGCCGAGCGCCCCGACGTCGCGATCGTCGACGTGCGCCTGCCGCCCGACTTCGCCGACGAGGGCCTGCGCGCGGCCCTCGCCGCCCGCCGCGAGGTCCCCGCGCTCCCCGTCCTGCTGCTCTCGCAGTACGTGGAGCCGCTGTACGCGCGGGAGCTGCTCGCCGACGGCGCGGGCGCGGTCGGCTACGTCCTCAAGGACCGGGTCACCGACGGCGCGGAGTTCGTGCGGACCATCGAGCAGGTCGCGGCGGGCGGCACGGTGATGGACCCGGAGGTCGTCTCCAAGCTCCTGGCCCGCAAGATCCGCGACCAGCGCCTCGGCTCCCTGACGGCCCGCGAGCGCGAGGTCCTCGGGCTCCTGGCGCAGGGCCGCTCGAACGCGGGGGTCGCCGAGTCGCTGGTCGTCACCGAGAAGGCGGTCGCCAAGCACATCGGCAACATCTTCACGAAGCTGGGCCTGTACCCGGGAGAGAGCGACAACCGCCGCGTCCTGGCGGTCCTGGCCTACCTCGAAGGCTGATCGTTCCCCTCCGGCTCGACGGCCTTTCGTTCGGCTCTGCTGAAAGATCACTGCGGAAACATTCACTGGACGTGACAGGTGTGCGCTGCGACGGTGGAACGCGAGAACGGGAATCCACCCGCCGCCCCTCCAGAACGGATGCCGCCCCACTTGTCACTCCTGGACCGCCCCGCCCAGTCCGCCGCCGCACGCCCCGCCAAGGTCACCACCCGTGCCCTCGGCGCGGGCCTCGCCCTCGCCCTCCTCGCCACGGTCGTCTGGTCCGGCAGCTTCGTCACCGCCCGCGCCCTGCACGACAGCGTGCCCCCGGTCCAGCACGCGTTCTGGCGCTGGATCATCGCGACGGCGGCGGTCGCCCCCTTCGGCGCCCGGGCGGTCTGGCGCCAACGGGCGCTGATCCGCCGCCACTTCGGGTACGTCACCCTGGCCGCCCTGCTCGGCGTCACGATCTACAACACGCTCGTCAACCAGGCGGGCCTGACGACCTCCGCCGGCAACATGGGCATGATCATGGCCGCGTCCCCGGTCCTGATGGCGCTGTACGAACGGCTCGGCGGCGCCCGCCTCGGCGCCCGCCGCGTCACCGGAACCCTCCTCGCCTGCGCGGGAGTCGTCCTCCTCGTCAGCAAGGGCTCCCTCTCCCCGGACCTCGCCCCGGGCGACCTGTGGGTCGTGGCCGCGGCGCTCGCCTTCGGCTCCTACAGCGCCCTGCTGCGCCGCCGCCCCGCCGAACTCGGCGGCGTCACCTTCCTGTTCGCCACCTTCGTCCTCGGCACCCTGATGCTCCTCCCCGCGTACCTGGCGAGCCTCACGCTCCAGGGAGGCTTCACCCCGAGCACCGCCACGATCGCCCCGCTCCTCTACGTGGGCGTCGTCTCCTCGGCGCTCGCCTTCTTCGCCTGGAACAAGGCGATCGCCCACATCGGACCCGCCCGCGCCGGAGCCGTCTACTACCTCCAGCCGGTGTGCGTGGCCCTGCTCTCGTACGCGGTGCTCGGCGAGTCGATGACCTGGGCACGGCTGGGCTGCATGGCCTTGATCCTCACCGGAGTCGTCCTGGCCTCCCTGACCCGGCCGGCGCCGGCCCGGGTGGCGTCCTCGGCAGAATGACGGACATGAGCGGTGACTTCGAGCTGTCCATGGACGAACTGCGGGCCGTGGCCCGGTACGCCACCGAGGCGGCGCGGCAGGTGCTGCCCGTGTTCGAGCGGGCCCTGCCCGGGGACAGCCGGCCGCGGGCCGCGCTCGACGCGGCACAGGAGTTCGTGGACGGCGCGGCGCGGGGCCGGCTCCAGCGGGTCGCCTCGATGGATGCGCACCGCGCCGCGAAGGACGCCGGCACCGAGGCCGCGCGCCTGGCCGCGCAGGCCGCCGGGGACGCCGCGTCCGCCGCCTACCTGCACCCGATCGCCAAGGCGCACCAGGTGGGGCACATCCTGCGGGCCGCGGCCAACGCCGCGCGGATCGCGGAGATCGAGGCCGGCGAGGACCCCGCGGCCGGAGCCGCGGCGCTCGAAGCCGCCCGGTCCCGCGCCACCCCCGTACTCGTCGACGTGCTGCGCCGCTACCCCCGCGCACCCGAGGGCCGCGGCCGCCCGGCGCGGCTCATGTCCGCGCTGGACGCGTCGCTGCGGGACTGACCGGGTCCGCGACCGGGCCCGGCGCGTTCGGGCGCAGCGCGTCCAGGCGGCGGGCGCACAGCCTCCGTTGGGCCACGCAGACGGCCGCCGTCGCCGCGCCCAGGACCAGCCAGCCCGCCGGGCCCGCCGCCATGACCCCGGACGTCAGGACCGGCGGCCCGATCGACCGCTCCACGGAGGGGGAGACGCCGGCCGCGCCCAGATAGGCGGCGCGGTCGTCGGCCGGGGCCAGGGAGACCGCCAGCTCCCACGAACTGACCGAGCGCATCAGCTCGGCCAGGGTGATCAGCACGGTGGAGCCGAGCAGGGCGAGGGAGGCGGTCCAGGCGCCGCCCGCGCCGGACACCGCGAGGAGCCCGCACCCGAGCACCGTCAGCAGCCCGTACCGGGTCAGCGCGCGCAGGGCACCGTACGGGCCGTCGAAGCGGGCGGTCACGCGGAGCTGGAGGAGCACGACCATCGCCGTGTTGATCACCAGGAACGCCGGGATCAGGAGGTGTGGCGCGTCCGTGCGGTGCACCAGCCACAGGGGCAGGCCGACCCCGAGGATCGCGTCGTCCACGTTCATCGGGATGTCCAGGAGCACGAAGGCGAGGTAGCCGCGGTCGCGCCACGGGCCGGCGGAGGACCGGGAGGCGTGACCGGCCGCCGCCGGTTCCGGGCGGCGCGGCGGGCGTGGCGCGGTCCGGGCGGTGAGGGCCGCCGCGGCGAGGAACGACACCGCGTTCGCGAGGATCAGCACGCGGTACGCGGTGTCCGTGCCGACCGCGAGCCCGATCGCCGCGAACCCCGCGCCGAGCCCGTACGCCGCGTTGGCCACGCTCCGCGACAGCGCCTGGTACGTGGCGCGCCCGCCCCCGGTGGCCTCCGCGGCGAAGACCATCTCCAGCGTCTTCGCGGCCCGGTCCCCGACGCAGATCAGCGCCACCGTGGGCAGCAGCGCCCAGAAGCCGTCCAGGACGAGCAGCGCGCACACCGCCGCGAGCCGCAGCAGATGGCACCAGATCAGCAGCGTCCGCACGGGGACGTGCCCGGCGAGCCGGCCCGCGAGCGGGGAGCCCGCGATGCCCGCGACCCCGGCCGCGCCGAGCAGCAGCCCGAGCCGCCCGCCGTCGAGCCCGCTGACGAACGTGAAGTACAGGACGGAGGACGCCGCCCACACACCCGTGCCCGCCCGGTCCAGGAACTGCCCCAGCAGCATCGTCCGCGCGTCCCGGCCCCCCGGTGGCCGCCGCAACTGCGCGAGCAGCCCCGCGCCCCGCCCGTTCTCGATCTCGCTCCCCATGACGAAGAGTCTCGGTATCGAGAATCTTGATGTCAAGCTTTTTAGAATGACGCGGGCAGTCCGTCCCGTACGTTTAAGCCATGAGCGAGGAAGAGCTGCGGGCGGCACTGCGCCGCGAACGCTGGGACATCAAGAAGCTGGTGATCCTGCGCACCCTGCAGGAGCGCGGCACGGTCACCGCCACCGCCCAGGCCCTCCTGATGACCCCCTCCGCCGTCTCCCAGCAGCTCACCAACCTCGCCAAGCAGCTCGGCGTCCCGCTCCTGGAGGCACAGGGCCGCCGCGTCCGCCTCACCGACGCCGCCCGCCTCGTCCTGCGCCACGCCGAGGCCGTCTTCGCCCAACTGGAGCGCGCCGACGCCGAACTCGCGCAGTACGTGCACGGGGACGCGGGCGTCGTCCGGGTCGCCGCGTTCTCCACCGCCGTGCCCGCCCTCGTCGTACCCGCCGTACGGGCGCTGCGCGCCGCGCACCCCGGGATCACCGTCCGGGTCCGCGAGGCCGAGGCGGCGCAGGCCTACGAGCTGCTCTCGTCCGGCGACGTCGACCTCGCCCTCTCCCTCGCCGCGCACGCGCCCACCGCCCGCGACCCCAAGTTCACACGCGTGCCGCTGCTCGCCGACCCCCTCGACGTCGCCCTCCCCGTCGGCCACCCCCTGGCTCACGAACCGGGCCTTCGCCTCGCCGACCTCGCCGGCGAACCCTGGATCTTCGGCGGCTCCGGCCCCTGGTCCGAGATCACCACCGCCGCCTGCGAGGCCGCCGGCTTCGTTCCCGAGCAGGCCCACAGCGCCGCCGGCTGGACCGCGATCCTCGCCATGGTCGAGGCCGGGATGGGCGTCGCCCTCGTGCCCCGGATGGCCGCCGCCCGCCGCGACGGCGTCGTGATGTGCCCCCTCGGCGCCGACCGCCCCGTGCGCCACGTCGTGGCCGCCGTGCGCAAGGGGGCCGAGG
This window harbors:
- a CDS encoding MFS transporter translates to MGSEIENGRGAGLLAQLRRPPGGRDARTMLLGQFLDRAGTGVWAASSVLYFTFVSGLDGGRLGLLLGAAGVAGIAGSPLAGRLAGHVPVRTLLIWCHLLRLAAVCALLVLDGFWALLPTVALICVGDRAAKTLEMVFAAEATGGGRATYQALSRSVANAAYGLGAGFAAIGLAVGTDTAYRVLILANAVSFLAAAALTARTAPRPPRRPEPAAAGHASRSSAGPWRDRGYLAFVLLDIPMNVDDAILGVGLPLWLVHRTDAPHLLIPAFLVINTAMVVLLQLRVTARFDGPYGALRALTRYGLLTVLGCGLLAVSGAGGAWTASLALLGSTVLITLAELMRSVSSWELAVSLAPADDRAAYLGAAGVSPSVERSIGPPVLTSGVMAAGPAGWLVLGAATAAVCVAQRRLCARRLDALRPNAPGPVADPVSPAATRPART
- a CDS encoding response regulator; protein product: MRVVVAEDHFLLRDGLVRLLGAFGHEVVAAVDNGAALLESLLAERPDVAIVDVRLPPDFADEGLRAALAARREVPALPVLLLSQYVEPLYARELLADGAGAVGYVLKDRVTDGAEFVRTIEQVAAGGTVMDPEVVSKLLARKIRDQRLGSLTAREREVLGLLAQGRSNAGVAESLVVTEKAVAKHIGNIFTKLGLYPGESDNRRVLAVLAYLEG
- a CDS encoding FAD-dependent monooxygenase, giving the protein MNGTAHDSSRSVIVVGSGPTGLLLAGDLAAAGVPVTLVEKRPHKISNLSRAFVVHARTLEQLDARGVADDIEAKGRPLDRLRLFGNLSIELTGLPTRFDHLLVIPQYEVEQVLERRAVDAGVTFSHETEVTGLTQDADGVTLRVRRADGSTDLLRAAYVVGTDGMRSSVREAVGLPFPGKSVIRSVVLADVRLAEEPENLLTVSAVGDAFAFIAPFGDGYYRVIGWNRSRDVADSEPLDLDEIKEIARLALGRDYGMHDARWMSRFHSDERQAPAYRVGRVLLAGDAAHVHTPAGGQGMNTGLQDAANLGWKLAAVVTGRAGDALLDTYQTERHAVGKAVLRSSGGIVRLAMAKYPWTLAARAALTGFLGRVRPARNKVIGNVTGLGFRYAAPKGAHRLTGTRVPDVLLGDGVRLYEALRAGEFVLILPRGTAYEDARVKVAHWASERRTALLVRPDGYVAWAGELAENRGVNSTDFPAEFATYSLR
- a CDS encoding TetR/AcrR family transcriptional regulator translates to MSGNQQVSRESEPAAREPAARRSDATRAAILAAARERFAADGYEKATIRAIARDARIDPSMVMRYFGNKEGLFAAAVTIELSLPDPATIPREELGRTLMRHFLSLWEENEVLTALLRAGATDAAAAERMQGVLREQLVPVVLGTCPDPAQAPVRAALCASQVLGLALTRYVLKFPGSVALEPEQIVDWLGPTVQRYLTAERP
- a CDS encoding LysR family transcriptional regulator → MSEEELRAALRRERWDIKKLVILRTLQERGTVTATAQALLMTPSAVSQQLTNLAKQLGVPLLEAQGRRVRLTDAARLVLRHAEAVFAQLERADAELAQYVHGDAGVVRVAAFSTAVPALVVPAVRALRAAHPGITVRVREAEAAQAYELLSSGDVDLALSLAAHAPTARDPKFTRVPLLADPLDVALPVGHPLAHEPGLRLADLAGEPWIFGGSGPWSEITTAACEAAGFVPEQAHSAAGWTAILAMVEAGMGVALVPRMAAARRDGVVMCPLGADRPVRHVVAAVRKGAEEWATVRRVLGALTVQRTGPTPSD
- a CDS encoding DMT family transporter yields the protein MSLLDRPAQSAAARPAKVTTRALGAGLALALLATVVWSGSFVTARALHDSVPPVQHAFWRWIIATAAVAPFGARAVWRQRALIRRHFGYVTLAALLGVTIYNTLVNQAGLTTSAGNMGMIMAASPVLMALYERLGGARLGARRVTGTLLACAGVVLLVSKGSLSPDLAPGDLWVVAAALAFGSYSALLRRRPAELGGVTFLFATFVLGTLMLLPAYLASLTLQGGFTPSTATIAPLLYVGVVSSALAFFAWNKAIAHIGPARAGAVYYLQPVCVALLSYAVLGESMTWARLGCMALILTGVVLASLTRPAPARVASSAE
- a CDS encoding putative immunity protein, yielding MSGDFELSMDELRAVARYATEAARQVLPVFERALPGDSRPRAALDAAQEFVDGAARGRLQRVASMDAHRAAKDAGTEAARLAAQAAGDAASAAYLHPIAKAHQVGHILRAAANAARIAEIEAGEDPAAGAAALEAARSRATPVLVDVLRRYPRAPEGRGRPARLMSALDASLRD
- a CDS encoding sensor histidine kinase; translation: MTAARRPDEQGELGDMKRIRALRRAHHLWWLSVLAMHWTTMVGLAVWTPVPGLLPWAARGMRRLVDRERALAERWSGVTVGAAPAPRTGERERHGVVARYRWLIEDPQRLREWRWVALYSFVAGLVVAVPVGLVGYGLWGVFLACFGWYLSTDAGWDGLWYTAIHVTDVPTGLMAGLLGLVLAQAGVWLAPSMVDRHARFVRTALAPSEQEVMAARIAHLAATRSDAVDTSAAELRRIERDLHDGAQARLVAMGMTLDAAEHRLDKDPEAVRALLAEARASSSAALQELRDLVRGIHPPVLADRGLADAVRSLALLSPLDAEVTVDLPARPEPPVESAVYFAIAETVTNAAKHAEAERLWIDLAHDPERGALRVSVTDDGHGGADPARGSGLAGIERRLATFDGVLAVHSPAGGPTQISMEVPCVLSSPKTTSC
- the malQ gene encoding 4-alpha-glucanotransferase translates to MATSYAPAPGRTIRTPDATVAAALAALDVDASAPPPSAPEPLLPPTVVWWLDGTPPPWRQRLPEGSSWSLTLEAGEAGEAGEAGEAGEAGEAGEAGEAGEAGGTGDAAGTGDAGRAAGTGGAGGAGGAGEPPPGVHTLHVRAPDGRTADVHLIAAPPRAPRPPGRTHGLLVQLYSLLSARSWGMGDLGDLADLAAWAGRTHGVGFLQVNPLHAGGPGDPSPYSPTSRRFPDPVHLRVEEIPEYVYAGERAGDRKEAARLRHAVVADGEPIDRDAVWALKKRVLEEIHGVPLSPGRRAAYCDYLAEHGTALEDHATYLALAERHGPDRRTWPAPLQDPRSPETAEARRALLDRVDFHSRLAWLTDTQLAAAQRAAREAGMRVGLVHDLAVGVHPGGSDAWAQADVFARGMSVGAPPDAFNAAGQDWGLPPWRPDRLAATGYAPFRALLRALMRHAGALRIDHVMGLFRLWWIPEGRPPTEGTYVRYDAEAMLAVLVLEATRSGTYVIGEDLGTVEPGVRETLRERGVLGTNVLWFERDWEGDGRPVPAEDWRADCMATATTHDLPSTAARLSGDDVRLRERLGLTGESPARAAAETAEWLALLARLGLLPGGAEPGEEEAVRAVHRFLARTPARLVGIWLPDLVGDRRPQNVPGTWDQYPNWRLPVAGPDGTPVTLEALTTSPRAHALLAEFHGHGHL